In Paenibacillus ihbetae, the following are encoded in one genomic region:
- a CDS encoding Gfo/Idh/MocA family protein, whose amino-acid sequence MSKVYRIGIIGCGGIANGKHLPSLSKLKNVELVAFCDIVKERAEEAAKTYGTADASVVTDYTELLKDETIDIVHVLTPNDSHADISIAALEAGKHVMCEKPMAKTAADAKRMLETAKRTGKKLTIGYNNRFREDSLYLKQMCEAGELGHIYYAKAHAVRRRAVPTWGVFLDEEKQGGGPLIDIGTHALDLTLWMMDNYKPKVVLGTTYHELSSKENAANAWGPWDPKKFTVEDSAFGMIVMENGATIILESSWALNTLEVDEAKCSLSGTEGGADMKNGLRINGEQFSRLYTKEIELNSGGVAFYEGRKESAPDIEMRKWIEAIEEDKDPVVTPEQAYVVSRILEALYESARLGQAVYLD is encoded by the coding sequence ATGAGTAAAGTATATCGTATCGGCATTATCGGCTGCGGCGGCATTGCAAACGGAAAGCATCTGCCGAGCCTTAGCAAATTGAAGAACGTGGAGCTCGTTGCGTTCTGCGATATCGTGAAGGAGCGCGCAGAGGAAGCTGCCAAGACGTACGGAACCGCGGATGCCAGCGTGGTTACCGATTATACCGAGCTTCTTAAAGACGAGACCATCGATATTGTCCATGTTCTGACTCCGAACGATTCCCATGCCGACATTTCGATTGCAGCGTTAGAAGCGGGCAAGCATGTCATGTGCGAGAAACCGATGGCCAAGACGGCGGCGGATGCCAAGCGCATGCTGGAAACAGCAAAGCGCACAGGCAAGAAGCTGACGATCGGTTATAATAACCGGTTCCGTGAAGACAGCTTGTATTTGAAGCAAATGTGCGAAGCCGGCGAGCTCGGCCACATCTACTACGCAAAGGCACATGCCGTGCGCAGAAGAGCCGTGCCGACTTGGGGCGTGTTCTTGGACGAGGAGAAGCAAGGCGGGGGTCCGTTGATCGATATTGGTACGCACGCGCTTGACCTGACCCTGTGGATGATGGATAACTACAAGCCGAAAGTTGTGCTTGGCACTACGTATCATGAGTTGTCCAGTAAGGAAAATGCGGCAAATGCATGGGGGCCTTGGGATCCGAAGAAATTTACGGTCGAGGACTCGGCTTTCGGCATGATCGTCATGGAGAACGGCGCGACCATCATTCTGGAATCGAGCTGGGCGCTTAATACGCTCGAGGTCGATGAAGCGAAGTGCAGCTTAAGCGGCACCGAAGGCGGCGCGGACATGAAGAACGGGCTTCGGATCAACGGGGAGCAATTCAGCCGGTTATACACGAAGGAAATCGAGCTGAATTCCGGCGGCGTTGCTTTCTATGAAGGGCGTAAGGAATCGGCGCCTGATATCGAAATGAGAAAATGGATTGAAGCAATCGAAGAGGATAAGGATCCTGTCGTGACACCGGAGCAGGCGTATGTGGTATCTCGTATTCTTGAAGCGCTGTACGAATCCGCACGCCTTGGTCAGGCGGTATACTTGGATTAA